In Flavobacteriales bacterium, the DNA window GAACTACGAATCGCTGAGTATTCAGAATTTCTTGTTATATCGCCGTCGTTTCAAAAAGCAAGGAAGATCGATCATGCTATCTTCAAGACAGAGCTACAAACCCACATCCGGAGAAAGTAAGCTCAATACCTACACCGTTTACGAACTCACCAATATTCTAGATTCGCTCGATCAGCAGAATTGGCTGGAAGAGGCCGAAGCTTCGTGGAACGTGAACTTGCGATATACAGAACCCTTGGGAAGTAGCGGGATCATGCTGCAATTCAACGCCACCCACTCAGTGGAATACAGCGACAGCGATAAAAAGACCTACAACTACTCCGATTTTAGCGATGACTACTCCCTACTCGACATCTCGTTGAGCAATGTTTTCGATAGTCGATATGTTCAGGATGAAGTTGGTGCGGGGTTCATGATGCGCGAGCGTCGTCATTTCTTTATTGTGTCCCTAAACTACCAACTGGCCGGACTGGAAGGCGAACAAACTTTTCCGGCCGTAGGCCGCCTCAAAAAAGAGTTTTCTGCATTCGTTCCATTTGCCATGTGGAGATATCGAAAGGATCGAAACAATACGCTGAGGTTAATCTATCGTGCAAATACTTCTGCTCCCAGTATTTCGCAGCTTCAGAATGTGGTGGATAACTCGAACCCGATTCAATTATCGGTCGGAAACCCCGATCTCAACCAGCAGTATACGCATAGCTTAAGCATGCGATGGAATATTAACAGTGAAGAAAAGAACACGGTGTCGTATTGGCTCTTTAGCGCATCGGCGGTGAACGATTACGTTGGAAACAGCACCTTGTACGCCAACAAGGACACCCTATTGTCGAACGGGATATTCCTGGCGCGTGGAACTCAATTGGTAACTGCTGAGAATCTCGATGATCGATTCACGCTTCGCGGCTTGTACACGCACGGAATGCCCCTGGCGGCGTTGAAGTCGAATTTCAACTGGAGCTTAGGACTCAACTGGGCGCAAACTCCCGGTTTGATCGACGGAGAACTGAACCTCGCGAGGAGTACGGCAGCCGAAGCAACTTTGGCCTTGACCAGTAGCATAAGCGAGCGGGTCGACTTCACCATCACCAGTACCACTTCGTTCAACGATGTGAGCAACACCCTGAATACTCGGCTAAACGATCAGTATTGGTCGCAGAACACCAAACTCAAGGCGTACTATCAACCGACCTCCAAACTGGTGTTGCGGACTGAGTTAAGTCACCAGCTGTACGCTGGTTTGACCGAAGGTTTCGACGGTCAGTTCATTTTGTGGGGAGCCAGTGCCGGACTAAAGCTCTTCGATCAGAATCAGGGGGAGCTACAACTCAGTGTGTACGATATTCTCGGCCAAAACACGAGCATTGCGAGGACAGTAAGCGACGCGTACTATGAGGACCGTGTAACGGAAGTGCTGCAGCGATACGTCATGCTGACCTTCCGATACCGAATTCGCGACTTCAAGGCCGCGCCGGTAAATGATAGTGAACGGCCGTAAGCCAAGTAGGATTTTGTTGAGTAGTGCCATTGGCTAACTCTAAGTACTGTTGTTGCCAACCGGTTTGAATAACCCAACGATCGTTGAGCTTGTACTTAGCGCTCAGGTAAAGCCAATTTTGATTTAATCCTTGTGGCACCAGATATTCATTGGTCGAAAAGAACAATTCATCGTAGGCCATGACGGCCCAGGGCGAATCTTTCCAGCGGTACTCCAAGATCAACCGATACCTAAAGCGATTTCCAAAACTATAGCCCGGATTTGAACCATTGATGGAGCCCGTACCCGAAACTACGGGATGCTCGATCCAGCGGTGTTCCATGCGAATACGATGCGACATCTTGAGTGAGCCCAGCGGGTGATGTATCATCACCTCTTCCCAAATGTTGTTTTCGCCAATATCATTAGGTAAGGGATATTCACCATAAGGATAGGTATGAATGTAGGTGTAACCCCCTGAAAAAGTGAAATTTGGGTTTAAAACATAGCTCACTTGTGGTCGAAAAAGGAACTGTTGAAAGGTCAAAGCACCATCAGTGAAGCGAAAATGCAGCTCCGAATTCAAAAACCATCGCTCATTGAGATCGTATCGACCGTTGTAAAGTGTCCACGCCGATGGGTTCACGTCTTGAGCCCGCAGCCCAGTACTGGCGCAGAAAACAAGTAGAAAGACAAGGATTTTTCGCATGGTACAAAGGTATAGGATTAATATCCTTAACCTTAAAATGCGCTGATAATAACACATTCGTTACCTACCAAACCTCAAACTTTGTCGGGTGCCTTCTATAAAAGCCTACCTTTGAGGCGTTTAATTTTTGTCTTTTTATTATGAATATTTTTGTAGGAAATCTTCCTTTCCGTTTAGACGAGTCCGATTTTCGTGGCATGTTCGAGGAATATGGGGAAGTAGCTTCGGCTAAAATCATTATGGATCGCGAAACCGGTCGCTCACGCGGATTTGGTTTTGTTGAAATGCCCAATGACTCCGATGCGAATTCGGCCATCGAAGGTCTTAACGACTATGAGATTCAAGGTCGAAACATCCGTGTGAATAAAGCAGAAGAGCGCGAGCGTCGTCCGCAGCGTCCTCGCTACTAAGACGCCGTTCTTTTTCATATAGGATTTACAGCCGCTCCCATTGGGGGCGGCTTTTTTTTATACCTATGCGGCGTTTCGAGTGGCATTGATATTTCCGAAGAAACAGCGAATCACAAGCTTTTCCCACGCTTCTCGGTTTGCTCCTTCCCCATTCCTAAGCTTCAGCAACGCCGCCTGCTGAATAACCAACAGCGGAGTTATGATCTCTTCGCGCAAACGTATACTCGCTCGCCCTAACGGGGCGTCGTCCATGAGGTCGTTCATATTGGTCAAGTCCAACAACAGCTCCCCGGTTCTTAAATACTCCGCTTCGAGATTCTTCCAAAACGCACCGTACTTAGCGTCGTTAGCGATGTAAGAAGACAGTGGGTAATTCGCTTTGGTCAGCGATTGCATGGCGTTGTTCAACAAGGCGCGAAAGAAAGGAACTTGATGGTACAAGTCGCGCACTTCGGC includes these proteins:
- a CDS encoding outer membrane beta-barrel protein; protein product: MKKLLIWITALTAGWGTAVAQANYDVVLRIVGATDQTPLTGANTLVFNADQELPLLGRASNSAGLIVLQLPDGLYRFETTFVGYKIDTRSLEVHGSDTLVIALTPISEELEQVNVVDEILRARQQGDTVAYNADAYKTNPDANAQDLVEKMPGVVVKDGQVQAQGETVQKVLVDSRPFFGNDPNAALKNIPAEMVKKIEVFDQQSEQSQATGFDDGNTTKTMNIVTRKEYRNGAFGNVYAGYGSDDRYQAGGVVNWFNEDQRLTVVAQSNNINNQNFNEEDLAGIANSDRRGPPGGGARGGSNDFSVPQQGGITKTNAIAINFSDEWGEHWKGTLSYFFNRSENSNNTDLRRIYVLPNDSGQVYEEQSVAESTNINHRFNARIEYGGRETNDFVLINPSITIQQNDGFSELDGRTYTADTEINSTSNDFVSNYESLSIQNFLLYRRRFKKQGRSIMLSSRQSYKPTSGESKLNTYTVYELTNILDSLDQQNWLEEAEASWNVNLRYTEPLGSSGIMLQFNATHSVEYSDSDKKTYNYSDFSDDYSLLDISLSNVFDSRYVQDEVGAGFMMRERRHFFIVSLNYQLAGLEGEQTFPAVGRLKKEFSAFVPFAMWRYRKDRNNTLRLIYRANTSAPSISQLQNVVDNSNPIQLSVGNPDLNQQYTHSLSMRWNINSEEKNTVSYWLFSASAVNDYVGNSTLYANKDTLLSNGIFLARGTQLVTAENLDDRFTLRGLYTHGMPLAALKSNFNWSLGLNWAQTPGLIDGELNLARSTAAEATLALTSSISERVDFTITSTTSFNDVSNTLNTRLNDQYWSQNTKLKAYYQPTSKLVLRTELSHQLYAGLTEGFDGQFILWGASAGLKLFDQNQGELQLSVYDILGQNTSIARTVSDAYYEDRVTEVLQRYVMLTFRYRIRDFKAAPVNDSERP
- a CDS encoding DUF2490 domain-containing protein, giving the protein MRKILVFLLVFCASTGLRAQDVNPSAWTLYNGRYDLNERWFLNSELHFRFTDGALTFQQFLFRPQVSYVLNPNFTFSGGYTYIHTYPYGEYPLPNDIGENNIWEEVMIHHPLGSLKMSHRIRMEHRWIEHPVVSGTGSINGSNPGYSFGNRFRYRLILEYRWKDSPWAVMAYDELFFSTNEYLVPQGLNQNWLYLSAKYKLNDRWVIQTGWQQQYLELANGTTQQNPTWLTAVHYHLPARP
- a CDS encoding RNA-binding protein, which encodes MNIFVGNLPFRLDESDFRGMFEEYGEVASAKIIMDRETGRSRGFGFVEMPNDSDANSAIEGLNDYEIQGRNIRVNKAEERERRPQRPRY